Within the Candidatus Saccharibacteria bacterium oral taxon 488 genome, the region CTAATTTTAAGGTCGAGCGGGGAAAACGCTCAAAGCCGGCTGAGTCAAAAAGAGATGATGGCGCGTTGTCAATCAGCCATGAGCGGCGGGGTAGCCTTGATGAGGTGGCCAAGCAGACTCGGGCCGAAGAGCAAGATGCGGCGGCCCGCGCGGCCACGGCGCAGCTTGATCGCCTTCGAGCGGCGTCAGTGACGAGCGGACGGAGCGGTGCGCCATCAACATCGCAACCAATCAGTGCGTCGGTGTCGGCTGAGCCAGAAACGGCCGCACCGCTCTTGGGTGGAACGCTAAACGCAACGACGGAGCGGGCGGCTGAGGATAAGCGTCGTGATCTTGATACTGATCAAAACAAGACTATCTTGCATCACGGTACCTATGTCGGTGCGTCGCGGCCGGCCCTCGGCGAATCGCCGTTGAATGCCGCCATGGGGAAGTCTGATGAACCGCCGAGCGTTGACCCGTTTGCGACCACCAACAAAGACGAAGCGGTCATTGCCGCACTCAAGGAGGAGACGCAGGCGCTGGCTGACAAGCAGACTCAACCTGCCGCGCCGCCATCGCTGCCAGATTCTGAGCGCGACGCCCGAGCGGCAATTACCGAGGCGCTGGCTGCTGCACCACCGCTTGAATCTGCGACTTCGCCCGCTCCGGCAGTTTCACCTTCGCCACTACCGACAGTGTCGTCTGCTCCGGCCACGCTCGCCGATATTGAGTCTAATGTAATGCATGGCCTGCCACCGCTGCCTGATTTCTCTGACTTCTCAGGATCAGGTTTGCCGCCGCTGCCACCAGCTCCGGTCGGTGCTGCAGATGGGGGACTGCCAGCGTTGAACACCTCACCCTCAGCGCCATCCGCTCCGGCGCCGCCGCGCACCTTTAATCCGTCCCAATTCCAGATCCCGGGGCAAAAATAGCCCATGGATGAGGTGCTGCTCATTGATAAGCCGGCTGGCATGACAAGTTTCGGGGTAGTAGCGCGGTTGCGGCGGGTGCTCAGCCAGGCGGCGGGCAAGAAAGTGAAAGTTGGCCATACTGGTACGCTTGATCCGTTCGCTACGGGACTGATGATTATTGTGACGGGCAAGAAGTGCCGTGAGGCTGATACCTTTACGAAGCTTGATAAGTGGTATGAAGCAGAAATCATGCTTGGCGAGACGTCGACGACCGGTGATCCTGAGGGTGAACTGACTCGCGTGTCGGAGCGGCAGCCGCCTCGCAGTGAGGTTGAAGCGGTACTCAGTACATTGGTGGGTGAAATTAAACAGCGCCCACCGATATTTAGCGCCATCAAGATCAATGGCCGTCGGGCCTATCAGCTGGCACGTCAGGGTCAGTCGGTCGATATGCCAGAGCGCACCGTGTCGATCTATGCCCTGGAGCTTGTCGCGTATGAGTATCCTCGTCTGGTGATTCGAGCGCATGTTTCGAGCGGTACGTACATTCGGAGCCTAGCGGTTGATATTGGTCAGAAGCTGGGAACAGGGGCCTACTGCCACCAGCTGCGCCGCCAGGCTATCGCTGAATATGACGTCGCTCAGGCAAAACCATTAGCAGATTTTGGGATTTCGTCTTGAAGTGCTATTATCAAAGCATGGGTAGGCAGACAGGTTTTACAATCGTTGAACTATTAATTGTGATGGTCGTGATCGCGATTTTGGCAACCATCGGTATTGTGGCGTATTCGGGCGTGCGCCAGGACGCTACCGATACCAAGATCCGTTCCATCGTCAAGATCGCTGGGGACGCGCTGCAGATATATGATACACAGAAGCGAACGCTGCCGTCAGGACAGGGGACGTTCAACAACGCTAATAGCGTTGACTCGCTTGTACCACAGTATATCCAGCCGGGGTATCGTGAGGGTGTCAGCAGCAAGAACGCGTCTAGTCCAGACGATATTTTTGTCTGGTATCCATGCAAAGATACCTCTGGTAAGATAACAGGTATTGCGGTATTTGCGGCCCTTAATTCCGCCAAGCCGCAGGAGTCGGCTCAGGTTAATGCGGTCAAGGCGACCTGTAACATTCCGGGTGCCGCTGTGCCGACTACGGGTAGGCCAGCCTATAACTACGTGCAAACCTTTTAGTAGTGCAGCTGATTTGCGTTTTTAGCGTAGCATTGGTATAATGACGAGGCTATGATTAGCAAAGACGATAAAGCGAAAGCAATTGCTTTGACTCAGGTCAACAAGGACGACGTCGGCAGCCCGCAGGCGCAGGTGTCGATCTTGACGGCTCGTATCAAAGAGGTCACAAAGCACCTGAAGGCGAATAAGCACGACTTCATGGCACGCCGTGGCTTAATCCAGATGGTTGGCAAGCGTAAGCGCCTGCTCAAATACCTGGAGCGAACTGATTTTGAGAGTTATAAAGCGGTTGTGGCTGCCCTGGGTCTGCGTAAATAGTCGCGCCTCGGTAGTTGTACGGATATCCACCTTGATATATCACGAGGTGGATATTTTGATTTAACGTGGCGTAGCTACAAAAACCGTCCGGCCGTCGGCTGCGCCGCCAAGCGTGCATGAATAGAGGGTGAGCTGTGGCTTGTTGGTTCGGTTTTCAATGTGAACGGCATCTGGCTTGACATCAAATAACTGAGATATGACGTACCTGTAGCGTTTGCCACGGTAGTCAATGATTATTTCATCGCCAATGCGCAGCTTATTAATATTGTAGAATGGTGATTTTTGGATGGTTTGCTGCGGCGTCAGGCCCATGATAAATCGATGGGCCGACAAGACGAAGTTGCCGCCGTCGACTGGATTGCCATTCTCTGGCCGACGCCACCATGCACCTCGCTCCATAGTTTCGGCGCCGCCAGTAGCGTACGGTACGCTAATGTCAATTTTGGGGATGTAGAGGCGGTCCTCGGTGATGCTGGTTTCTGGCGTAGCGGCGAGAAGCTGGGTGGCTTGGTTGCGCGTTGGGTTAATGAGCTGAGCGCGAAAGAATGGACTAAACGCCGTGATGAGTGTGTAGCCGCCGCCAGCGAGCATGATGATAGCCAGACTCATACTGAGCCATCGGCGGCGGTTTTTGGCGTGGGTTGTCTGCTTCACTTGTTAATTGTAGCATGGGCGGGTCAGCCTAGCAGCATGGGTCGTTGTTTTACCGGGGTGAGCCGATCTGTTTTTTGGTGTTGTTTGACTTTTTATAGTTTTTATGCTAAATTACAAAGTATGAATGAATACGCGCCGCGGGCTGATAAATTACCGCCAGATGTGGCTAAACAAGCGGCAAGAGTCAGTGAAGTTGTGGCTGCTGTTAAGAAGCAGATTGGTCCGGATGGGGGACGATTAAGTGATGGCCCGCTGCATCTTGAGAAGTTGGAAGAGCCGAGCGCTGATGACCATAGCCCAAGGTTTACGAATGCAGATGATTTTTGGAAAAACGGCATGGATCCGTCGCGAGCAAATCCGTCGCAAGACGGCTCTGATACGTCTGAAAAACTGCCGAGTAAATTTGTTAATAATTTTTGGCAGTACTTCTTTCCGGATAAAATGTTTGAGGATGACTTATTGGGGCCAACGGTCCTAAATAAACCGCCGCGAAAACTGCTTAAAGAAACAGGAGGAGAACTCCTCACATCGGTTCAGCAGTTGTTTGGGATGTTATTTGAGGATACCAATATTGATAGCCACAAACTTGCTACCCTGGAGTCAGCAGCTGGTGAAGAGCACCTTACCGATCTTAAGGAGGCAGTGTTTATGCTCTATGTGCTGGCACTACATACGGTTACTCAACAAGATGCTGCTGGGGCTGGGTGTCCGAGCGCACATGCTTATTTATGTCTGTAGGAGCTTCATATGACGAGTCATGAACAATCGGAAAAAAAGAGTCCAATAAGTCGGCGCGGTCTATTATGTGGTGCGGTTGGGACAGCGGCGGCTATAGCTGGTGGGTTACTTATGAACTGTGGCGATGAAAGTCAACGGATACTATCGGTAGAGACGAATGCTTCAAAGCTTGATCTTGATTGGGCGTATGAGATATATGGTCAAGCCCGTGACATGTTTCGGCAATGTATTGAGGAGGCGCCCGTGTTTACGAGTGAGATACCGCCGATATTGCCACCGCCCACG harbors:
- the truB gene encoding tRNA pseudouridine(55) synthase TruB, with the protein product MDEVLLIDKPAGMTSFGVVARLRRVLSQAAGKKVKVGHTGTLDPFATGLMIIVTGKKCREADTFTKLDKWYEAEIMLGETSTTGDPEGELTRVSERQPPRSEVEAVLSTLVGEIKQRPPIFSAIKINGRRAYQLARQGQSVDMPERTVSIYALELVAYEYPRLVIRAHVSSGTYIRSLAVDIGQKLGTGAYCHQLRRQAIAEYDVAQAKPLADFGISS
- a CDS encoding prepilin-type N-terminal cleavage/methylation domain-containing protein, which gives rise to MGRQTGFTIVELLIVMVVIAILATIGIVAYSGVRQDATDTKIRSIVKIAGDALQIYDTQKRTLPSGQGTFNNANSVDSLVPQYIQPGYREGVSSKNASSPDDIFVWYPCKDTSGKITGIAVFAALNSAKPQESAQVNAVKATCNIPGAAVPTTGRPAYNYVQTF
- the rpsO gene encoding 30S ribosomal protein S15, whose protein sequence is MISKDDKAKAIALTQVNKDDVGSPQAQVSILTARIKEVTKHLKANKHDFMARRGLIQMVGKRKRLLKYLERTDFESYKAVVAALGLRK
- a CDS encoding sortase, which gives rise to MKQTTHAKNRRRWLSMSLAIIMLAGGGYTLITAFSPFFRAQLINPTRNQATQLLAATPETSITEDRLYIPKIDISVPYATGGAETMERGAWWRRPENGNPVDGGNFVLSAHRFIMGLTPQQTIQKSPFYNINKLRIGDEIIIDYRGKRYRYVISQLFDVKPDAVHIENRTNKPQLTLYSCTLGGAADGRTVFVATPR